From Rubrivirga sp. SAORIC476, a single genomic window includes:
- a CDS encoding S41 family peptidase — MRRLALAVLVLLAASAEAQEVDYFAIRKSFGLYGAVYEILASEYVDAIDAEALMRSGIGAMTGSLDPYTVYYDEATAAASRLQQGGDVGGVGVVVAERGGRLVVVSVLDGSDAERQGLRAGDTVVSLAGQMAAGLAAQRANGLLRGEPGSTVPLEVTREGEAEPLRFVLVRAGDPDTEVTYSGFLGDPAEGVGYVRLGRFLQDAAGQVARAVAGLQEDGELRGLVLDLRGNPGGLLDQAVALSGQFLPLGTVITQTRGRAAGTDQTYHTQEPPTVPDLPVVVLQDGASASASEIVAGALQDHDRAVIVGETSFGKGLVQVVRPMPYGTALKLTVSRYTTPSGREIQRLTYAQGTEATEAGPGRTFETAAGRTVRSGVGIEPDVAVSLGEESELERALVRSAAFLRFANRFAADTPTLPTGFRVDDALLRRFQQFVEGEGLDYRTDAERTADALADDLAGAGYDGATRALRDLREAVAREKARDFERHADRLRSSLRQEILSRYVGQQAQTVDALSEDAVVAEARRLILDPAAYARALSR; from the coding sequence ATGCGCCGCCTCGCTCTCGCCGTCCTCGTCCTCCTCGCCGCGTCTGCCGAGGCGCAGGAGGTGGACTACTTCGCCATCCGCAAGAGCTTCGGGCTCTACGGCGCCGTCTACGAGATCCTCGCCTCCGAGTACGTCGACGCCATCGACGCGGAGGCGCTCATGCGGAGCGGCATCGGGGCGATGACCGGCTCGCTGGACCCCTACACGGTCTACTACGACGAGGCGACGGCCGCCGCGAGCCGCCTCCAACAGGGCGGCGACGTGGGCGGCGTCGGCGTGGTCGTGGCCGAGCGCGGCGGGCGGCTGGTGGTCGTGTCCGTGCTCGACGGCTCCGACGCCGAGCGGCAGGGGCTCCGCGCGGGCGACACCGTCGTCTCGCTGGCCGGGCAGATGGCCGCGGGGCTGGCAGCTCAGCGCGCCAATGGCCTTCTCCGTGGAGAGCCGGGCTCTACGGTCCCCCTGGAAGTGACGCGCGAGGGCGAGGCTGAGCCTCTCCGCTTCGTCCTCGTCCGCGCGGGCGACCCGGACACCGAGGTGACGTATTCCGGCTTCCTCGGCGACCCCGCCGAGGGCGTCGGCTACGTCCGCCTCGGACGCTTCCTGCAGGACGCCGCCGGGCAGGTGGCACGCGCCGTGGCCGGCCTTCAGGAGGACGGGGAGTTGCGCGGACTCGTACTCGATCTGCGCGGCAACCCCGGTGGCCTGCTCGACCAGGCCGTCGCCCTCAGCGGACAGTTCCTGCCCCTCGGCACCGTCATCACGCAGACGCGCGGGCGTGCGGCGGGCACCGACCAGACGTACCACACGCAGGAGCCGCCCACGGTCCCCGACCTGCCCGTCGTCGTGCTGCAGGACGGCGCCAGCGCGTCGGCGAGCGAGATCGTGGCGGGGGCGTTGCAGGATCACGACCGTGCGGTGATCGTCGGCGAGACCTCGTTCGGCAAGGGCCTCGTGCAGGTCGTCCGTCCGATGCCGTATGGCACGGCGCTCAAGCTGACGGTCAGCCGCTACACGACGCCCTCGGGCCGCGAGATCCAGCGCCTGACGTACGCGCAGGGCACGGAGGCGACCGAGGCCGGACCGGGCCGGACGTTCGAGACCGCCGCCGGGCGGACCGTCCGCAGCGGCGTCGGCATCGAGCCGGACGTGGCGGTGTCGCTGGGTGAGGAGAGCGAGCTGGAGCGGGCGCTCGTCCGCTCGGCCGCCTTCCTCCGCTTCGCCAACCGCTTCGCTGCCGACACCCCCACCCTCCCGACTGGCTTCCGTGTGGACGACGCGCTCCTCCGTCGCTTCCAGCAGTTCGTCGAAGGCGAGGGCCTCGACTACCGCACCGACGCCGAGCGCACCGCCGACGCCCTCGCCGACGACCTCGCCGGGGCGGGCTACGACGGGGCCACCCGCGCCCTCCGAGACCTTCGCGAGGCCGTCGCCCGCGAGAAGGCGCGCGACTTCGAGCGCCACGCCGACCGCCTCCGCTCTTCCCTCCGGCAGGAAATCCTCTCGCGCTACGTCGGTCAGCAAGCTCAGACCGTCGACGCGCTCTCGGAGGACGCCGTCGTCGCCGAGGCCCGCCGTCTGATCCTCGATCCGGCCGCTTACGCCCGCGCCCTCAGCCGCTAG
- the tatC gene encoding twin-arginine translocase subunit TatC: MDVWRSRSQKAAGSQGDGAADPIRLDQMPPPAPPVPPGGGVPAHMTPGPGEMPFLDHLEELRWRILKALGAIVLCVGACLFFTGWIMDTLLLGPTRASFFMYDVLRIPAVDIVLQNRTVTGQFFAYFGTVIAAGVVMGSPLVVYQTWKFIEPGLYPEERQGLRFAAVFATFFFALGISFGYLIIAPIALQFFAQFQISDSIVNEFDISKYFSMLITWAFGAGILFELPVVVVVLAKVGVLTQDMLRTGRKYALVAVLVISAFLTPPDPWSQLLMSIPLMGLYELSIALTGVVERRRAREEAAEAAREAKAAAKRAAAEAKAGGKTE, encoded by the coding sequence ATGGATGTCTGGCGCTCGCGGTCGCAGAAGGCGGCTGGCTCGCAGGGCGACGGCGCGGCGGACCCCATCCGCCTCGATCAGATGCCGCCGCCAGCACCGCCGGTGCCCCCCGGCGGCGGGGTCCCTGCGCACATGACGCCGGGACCCGGTGAGATGCCGTTCCTCGACCACCTCGAGGAACTCCGCTGGCGCATCCTGAAGGCGCTCGGCGCCATCGTCCTCTGTGTCGGCGCGTGCCTGTTCTTTACGGGCTGGATCATGGACACGCTGCTGCTCGGGCCGACGCGGGCGAGCTTCTTCATGTACGACGTGCTCCGCATCCCGGCGGTCGACATCGTGCTCCAGAACCGGACGGTGACGGGCCAGTTCTTCGCCTACTTCGGGACCGTGATCGCGGCGGGCGTGGTGATGGGCTCGCCGCTGGTGGTGTACCAGACGTGGAAGTTCATCGAGCCGGGCCTCTACCCGGAGGAGCGCCAGGGCCTGCGATTCGCGGCCGTCTTCGCGACGTTCTTCTTCGCCCTCGGCATCTCGTTCGGCTACCTCATCATCGCGCCGATCGCGCTCCAGTTCTTCGCCCAGTTCCAGATCTCGGACTCGATCGTCAACGAGTTCGACATCTCGAAGTACTTCTCGATGCTGATCACCTGGGCCTTCGGCGCGGGCATCCTGTTCGAGCTGCCGGTGGTCGTGGTGGTGCTGGCGAAGGTGGGCGTCCTGACGCAGGACATGCTGCGGACGGGCCGCAAGTACGCGCTCGTTGCCGTGCTGGTGATCTCGGCGTTCCTGACGCCGCCGGACCCGTGGAGCCAGCTGCTCATGTCGATCCCGCTGATGGGCCTCTACGAGCTGTCCATCGCGCTGACCGGCGTCGTGGAGCGTCGCCGGGCTCGCGAGGAGGCCGCTGAAGCCGCCCGGGAGGCGAAGGCGGCTGCCAAGCGCGCCGCCGCCGAGGCGAAGGCAGGGGGTAAAACGGAGTAG
- a CDS encoding lipocalin family protein, whose product MLRLLPVLALFVLVASGCDTAAPDRNGIDVTALGHDADALVGTWDLVTVTPSGECMGEDCTRTRPAEEVGQSARLVFRADGTATYTSNETVSAEGNYRVSAPEPGDSPRLTIGDARYVFGIDRDRLYIEHRYLDGPLLEFRRR is encoded by the coding sequence ATGCTTCGGCTCCTGCCCGTCCTCGCTCTCTTCGTCCTCGTCGCCTCCGGCTGCGACACGGCCGCTCCTGACCGCAACGGCATCGACGTGACCGCGCTGGGACACGACGCCGACGCGCTGGTCGGCACCTGGGACCTCGTCACGGTCACGCCCTCTGGCGAGTGCATGGGGGAGGACTGCACCCGGACGCGACCTGCCGAGGAGGTGGGCCAGTCCGCCCGCCTCGTGTTCCGTGCCGACGGGACGGCCACCTACACCTCCAACGAGACCGTTTCTGCAGAGGGGAACTACAGGGTCAGCGCTCCGGAGCCGGGGGATTCTCCCCGACTGACCATCGGGGACGCGCGCTACGTGTTCGGGATCGACCGCGACCGGCTGTACATCGAGCATCGGTACCTGGACGGCCCCCTGCTGGAGTTCCGGCGCCGGTAG
- a CDS encoding sulfite exporter TauE/SafE family protein, whose product MLVLLLLAGALGGFVAGLVGVGGGIIFGPVLFFVFQAAGITDPVLTPLTLGSSLLCTFAASASGAVAQARQGAIDRRTALIVGSVAAVAVVLVGRFVTTAPWYDKESFQLTLGVLLVIVVVRMVRRTDRGDTLSTTDARRGLGALAATGLGAGTIASLAGVGGGVIMVPAFSGLIRLPLRVAAGTSTAAIVLITGVGVATYTVLGWGAAVPEGALGYVDWRGAAALALPAIVTARLGVATAHRIDVRKVRLSFAAFAALVAVRLLWNALT is encoded by the coding sequence ATGCTCGTCCTTCTTCTCCTCGCCGGCGCCCTCGGCGGATTCGTGGCCGGGCTGGTCGGCGTCGGTGGCGGCATCATCTTCGGGCCGGTCCTCTTCTTTGTGTTCCAGGCCGCGGGCATCACCGACCCCGTGCTGACGCCGCTGACGCTCGGGTCGAGCCTGCTCTGCACGTTCGCGGCCAGCGCGTCCGGCGCCGTGGCCCAGGCCCGGCAGGGCGCTATCGACCGACGGACAGCGCTCATCGTGGGGAGTGTCGCGGCCGTTGCCGTGGTTCTGGTCGGGCGCTTCGTGACGACGGCGCCGTGGTACGACAAGGAGTCGTTCCAACTCACGCTCGGCGTGCTCCTGGTCATCGTCGTCGTCCGGATGGTGCGGCGAACCGACCGCGGGGACACGCTCTCCACGACCGACGCTCGGCGCGGGCTGGGGGCACTCGCCGCGACCGGCCTGGGTGCCGGAACCATCGCGTCGCTGGCGGGCGTCGGGGGCGGTGTGATTATGGTGCCCGCCTTCAGCGGCCTCATCCGCCTGCCGCTGCGCGTCGCTGCCGGGACCTCCACGGCGGCCATCGTGCTCATCACCGGGGTCGGCGTGGCGACGTACACCGTACTCGGGTGGGGCGCGGCCGTGCCCGAGGGCGCGCTCGGCTACGTGGACTGGCGCGGCGCCGCGGCGCTGGCGCTGCCCGCCATCGTGACCGCCCGCCTCGGCGTCGCGACGGCCCACCGGATCGACGTGCGGAAGGTGCGGCTGAGCTTCGCCGCCTTCGCCGCCCTCGTCGCCGTTCGGCTTCTGTGGAACGCACTGACGTAG